One genomic segment of Plasmodium cynomolgi strain B DNA, chromosome 14, whole genome shotgun sequence includes these proteins:
- a CDS encoding transcription factor with AP2 domain(s) (putative), with the protein MCSYGPNGEREYDACGHLSRINFPYFSDHRVCKIRYSVDDECSDFSYSLRGDMRSNYHLSRLGATNQVNLHGADYAKNYVNAGPPEGVAHVSGGGSYPGGNFYNINDYGYVDKFDHSGTLSNALNYCTHYNHTNEHLLLDCQHSQNDKNYGSNWNRSSETFQVCWAHCYANIQYSLNKPFYFLDDSFSTASDEVKSLSVNKNSTNETNVSRVTNSITLKKELKVGINSSKGTKTFRIKNELVNEGDFSSTDFPTGSKSKSTLDINSTSLRNNTCNLLSISTKCDSLGFNNDDGACVHGGASPSEVNQSENINTIAVEEHHCGGCIAQGDSNTYKIDEGNGSKDAAEGNTHAWGEKQFGSCVMENMERSKEGIKLRQMGKLRKVRSSQVCVPRVKAERERSNAEIGSERDAESGAASSPRNSAHCSREEGGIHTDQGMSDKGSIGVNTEINEKGNAHNGDVRGCQSKTQCTHDGADGADDTDDADDTDNTDDADTDDDTDDTDDDADDADGNIVQHLNEMDTHLKNTNCMYTPAKYNYQNEAHFFNNPVNEANLPNGAWQGRNSLSHANCEKYMQPLSYSHSHMSGMGGNFHVKCKGEHADGGSDDGEDNGSHRESGHGTDSSSDSESDSSSDSGSDSSSDSGSDSLGDHTNEEVPHSIGMPLKGANNMHGARHVSGSLYYPGHISNNSDVIYAGMPPAGANVHANLGQTSLDCMNSALCNGTSPGGGNHSDRHVGGYSYGYPAELSSKCPAELSSKYPAELSSKYPAELSSKYPAELSIKYQSELSNNYQAELSNNCQAELSNNCPYHYAYGVNTHSYADGNESVIPSCTLESTNGSSEDARDIFDSQMDRLGCQYMESDSDRTNESNNDTDGEFNWESPDERKRSVSIVNVGSVNNISTGNTVITSAGNTTITSMGNATATSMGNTTATSMGSESSVNTSNSTHASANSNSTIDGDTSPNEVPSINNESSTCSLNDIHRGYTEIKQCKGEKMQHTRIIKSEKVLRRRGRKKNQSIDFKYAYEKKKELLQKKYDVQKEMILNMEEGDLKLIADEIIKNTLLLPERGPYGRNALDASHPIHSVWKDTTRGHSSWRCRWWENGKRLSKNYNVKRYGELDALKMAIITKLRNSSPRDRILYLNHQREFLNLCYANNWIPKRESDRGEGVQGTAKNPSEKDDMLDGEKERGKGVGDMHAHEINKHCDQDRSSEASHLSVPLITYNTSCLSDDASASLHGNIPRRRNKRILLTNTGSSKKCRILKCSPFGSNTDTVKNYQQGDGTNVINARNIMHTVSALNVLNVPRALNGVNAQGEVKLEMMRHVQGGNALRGMY; encoded by the exons ATGTGTAGTTACGGCCCCAATGGTGAAAGAGAATACGATGCATGCGGTCATTTGAGTAGAATTAATTTTCCCTATTTTTCGGATCATCGTGTGTGCAAAATACGGTACTCTGTGGATGATGAGTGCTCAGATTTTTCCTATTCCTTGAGAGGGGACATGCGAAGTAACTACCACTTAAGTAGGCTGGGTGCAACTAATCAGGTAAACTTGCACGGTGCCGATTATGCCAAGAATTATGTTAATGCGGGTCCCCCTGAAGGTGTTGCGCACGTCAGTGGCGGCGGTAGTTATCCCggaggaaatttttacaatattaaCGACTATGGCTACGTCGATAAGTTCGATCATTCGGGTACTCTAAGCAACGCA TTAAACTACTGCACGCATTATAACCACACAAATGAGCACCTCCTCTTGGACTGCCAACACTcccaaaatgacaaaaattatGGATCGAATTGGAACCGTTCCAGCGAGACCTTCCAAGTATGCTGGGCCCATTGTTACGCCAACATTCAGTACAGCCTGAACAagcctttttatttccttgaCGACTCCTTCTCCACAGCGTCAGATGAGGTGAAAAGCCTCTCTGTTAACAAGAACAGTACGAATGAAACAAATGTCAGTAGAGTAACGAATAGCATTACCTTAAAGAAGGAGTTAAAAGTGGGTATCAATTCttcaaaaggaacaaaaactTTTAGAATAAAGAACGAACTGGTAAATGAAGGTGATTTCAGCTCCACTGATTTTCCCACCGGATCCAAATCTAAGAGTACCCTTGACATAAACAGCACTTCACTTCGCAATAATACATGCAACCTTTTAAGTATCTCGACAAAATGTGATAGCCTTGGTTTTAATAACGATGATGGTGCTTGCGTGCATGGTGGAGCATCCCCCAGTGAAGTGAACCAAAGTGAGAACATCAATACGATTGCTGTGGAGGAACATCACTGCGGGGGGTGCATTGCTCAAGGGGACTCCAATACCTATAAAATAGATGAAGGAAATGGAAGTAAAGACGCGGCGGAAGGCAATACACATgcatggggggaaaaacagtTTGGTTCATGTGTAATGGAGAATATGGAGAGAAGTAAAGAGGGAATAAAGCTGCGACAGATGGGAAAGCTGCGAAAGGTGCGAAGTAGCCAAGTGTGTGTGCCACGCGTGAAGGCGGAAAGGGAGAGAAGCAATGCGGAAATTGGTTCCGAAAGGGATGCGGAGAGTGGTGCCGCCTCCAGCCCGCGAAACAGCGCACACTGCAGCCGCGAAGAAGGAGGTATACACACTGACCAAGGAATGAGCGATAAAGGTAGCATCGGCGTCAATacagaaataaatgaaaagggaaatgctCATAACGGAGACGTAAGAGGTTGCCAAAGCAAAACTCAGTGCACACATGATGGTGCTGATGGTGCTGACGATACTGACGATGCCGACGATACTGACAATACCGATGATGCTGATACTGATGACGATACTGACGATACTGATGATGATGCTGACGATGCTGATGGAAATATTGTGCAACACTTAAATGAAATGGATAcccatttgaaaaatacGAATTGCATGTACACCCCCGCGAAATACAATTACCAGAATgaggcacatttttttaacaacccTGTGAATGAAGCGAACCTCCCGAACGGTGCATGGCAAGGAAGAAACTCGTTGAGTCATGCAAACTGTGAGAAATACATGCAACCGTTGAGTTACTCCCATTCGCACATGTCTGGGATGGGTGGGAACTTCCACGTAAAGTGCAAAGGGGAGCACGCTGATGGGGGAAGCGACGACGGTGAAGACAATGGGAGCCACAGGGAAAGTGGCCATGGGACCGACAGTAGCAGTGACAGTGAAAGCGACAGTAGCAGTGACAGTGGGAGCGACAGTAGCAGTGACAGCGGGAGCGATAGTCTCGGTGACCACACGAACGAAGAAGTACCCCACAGCATAGGCATGCCGCTAAAAGGCGCAAATAATATGCATGGCGCTCGGCACGTAAGTGGTTCCTTGTACTATCCGGGCCATATTTCCAATAACAGCGATGTCATTTATGCCGGTATGCCACCCGCTGGAGCAAATGTGCATGCAAATTTAGGTCAAACTAGTTTGGACTGCATGAATAGTGCACTATGCAATGGTACCTCTCCTGGTGGGGGCAACCACTCGGATCGCCACGTAGGAGGGTACTCCTATGGCTACCCAGCCGAGTTATCGAGCAAATGCCCAGCCGAGTTATCGAGCAAGTACCCAGCCGAGTTATCGAGCAAGTACCCAGCCGAGTTATCGAGCAAGTACCCAGCCGAGTTATCGATCAAGTACCAATCAGAGCTCTCCAACAACTACCAAGCAGAGCTCTCCAATAACTGCCAAGCGGAGCTCTCCAATAACTGCCCATATCATTACGCATATGGAGTAAACACCCACTCATATGCGGACGGAAACGAATCAGTGATCCCAAGTTGCACATTAGAGAGCACAAATGGAAGTTCCGAGGATGCACGTGACATTTTCGATTCACAAATGGATAGGCTTGGTTGTCAATATATGGAAAGTGACAGTGATAGGACGAATGAATCGAATAACGACACGGATGGCGAGTTCAATTGGGAATCCCCGGATGAGAGGAAGCGGAGTGTAAGTATAGTTAACGTGGGTAGTGTAAACAACATTAGCACGGGTAACACGGTTATAACTAGCGCAGGGAATACAACTATCACAAGCATGGGAAACGCAACTGCTACCAGCATGGGAAACACAACTGCTACCAGCATGGGCAGTGAAAGCAGTGTGAACACGAGCAACAGCACGCACGCGAGCGCAAATAGCAACAGCACTATCGATGGAGACACTTCCCCAAATGAAGTCCCCAGCATAAATAATGAAAGCAGCACATGCAGCCTTAATGATATACACAGAGGGTATACAGAAATCAAGCAATGCAAAGGTGAGAAAATGCAGCACAcaagaataataaaatcagaaaaagtactcagaagaagaggaagaaaaaaaaatcaatccATTGattttaaatatgcatatgaaaaaaaaaaagaattattgcaaaaaaaatatgatgtaCAGAAAGAAATGATCCTAAATATGGAAGAAGGGGATCTAAAATTAATCGCTGATGAAATTATTAAGAATACTCTGTTATTACCAGAGAGAGGACCATACGGTAGGAATGCATTGGATGCTTCACACCCCATTCATAGTGTATGGAAAGACACAACTCGGGGTCATTCTTCATGGAGGTGTAGATGgtgggaaaatggaaaacgaTTAAGTAAAAACTATAATGTTAAAAGATATGGAGAGTTAGATGCTTTAAAAATGGCTATCATTACTAAGTTGAGAAATAGCTCACCAAGAGATCGCATCCTTTATTTGAATCACCAAAGAGAATTTCTAAATTTATGCTACGCTAATAATTGGAtaccaaaaagggaaagtgacaggggggagggggttcAAGGTACTGCTAAGAACCCCTCCGAGAAGGATGACATGTTagatggagaaaaagaaagaggcaAAGGGGTAGGGGACATGCATGCACATGAAATTAACAAGCATTGTGATCAAGACAGGAGTTCAGAAGCAAGTCATTTGAGTGTTCCCCTCATTACATACAACACAAGCTGCCTCTCTGATGATGCAAGTGCATCCCTCCATGGGAATATCCCccgaagaagaaacaaacgcATTCTTCTCACTAACACAGGAAGTAGCAAAAAATGCCGTATCCTTAAGTGTTCCCCCTTTGGCTCGAACACCGATACTGTGAAGAACTATCAACAAGGTGATGGAACAAACGTCATAAACGCAAGAAATATTATGCACACTGTAAGCGCACTGAACGTGTTGAATGTACCGCGTGCGCTAAATGGGGTGAATGCACAGGGAGAAGTAAAGTTGGAAATGATGCGACATGTGCAAGGAGGGAATGCCTTGCGGGGCATGTATTAG
- a CDS encoding gliding-associated protein (putative), giving the protein MGNYCRKNKAKEPKRRDIDELAERENVQNEVEEQPEQVPEDIEDLNDQAEEPPEEEEENEEVKDDEDIDFPLQENKSFDEKNLDDLDRSNSDIYSESHKYDNNSDKLETGSQLTLSTDATGIVQQVTKLSEPAHEESIYNTYKSVTPCDMNKLDETAKVFSRRCGCDLGERHDENACKIFIKIAFL; this is encoded by the exons ATGGGAAATTactgcagaaaaaataaagcgaaGGAACCCAAAAGAAGAGACATAGACGAGTTAGCCGAGCGCGAAAATGTCCAAAATGAAGTTGAAGAACAGCCAGAGCAAGTTCCAGAAGATATAGAAGATCTTAATGATCAGGCAGAAGAGCCTccagaagaggaagaggaaaatgaagaggtCAAAGATGATGAGGATATAGATTTTCCTTtacaagaaaataaatcctttgatgaaaaaaatttggacgaTTTAGACAGATCCAATTCGGACATATATTCAGAATCGCACAAGTACGATAACAACAGCGACAAATTGGAAACGGGTTCTCAGTTAACTCTCTCAACGGACGCAACCGGCATCGTGCAACAAGTTACAAAGTTGAGTGAGCCTGCCCATGAAGAGAGTATATACAACACGTACAAGTCGGTGACCCCATGTGACATGAATAAACTGGACGAGACGGCGAAAGTGTTTTCAAGACGATGTGGATGTGACCTTGGGGAGCGCCACGACGAAAATGCCTGCaaaatat TTATCAAGATAGCATTCCTCTGA
- a CDS encoding hypothetical protein (putative) — IDILKNPRVNLRNAHICTYPHTERKKKKFTHLNRQIYTPHTHPLVNHFLKMDQGVEKLLNQINDLESKNRLINMQIEEMKTTEKELQKSEKELVSDIESICKQLKSMEKEEIELNNDITRVNLICKNVEATLHNEFVKVEIAAQKINQVYYHEENDKNINTDLGKSADKVKDCLNKMDHSNDDLIALKEVRKKNFLLNNVSIEDLYEIYEVKRKIKKNTQLGLRNISSRCSDCSSYCITNMLTEKVRANAPDQDFNFSSLASYYGLNEGRKKERIENFGLSELNKIMINHYKAKKINVNGPA, encoded by the exons ATcgacattttgaaaaacccTCGTGTCAACCTGAGAAACGCCCACATTTGTACATACCCGCAcacagaaagaaaaaaaaaaaaattcacacatCTAAACAGGCAAATATATACTCCCCACACACACCCATTAGTCAACCACTTCCTTAAAATGGACCAAGGGGTGGAAAAACTGCTGAACCAAATCAACGACTTGGAGTCTAAGAACCGGTTGATTAACATGCAAATCGAGGAGATGAAAACCACTGAAAAggagttgcaaaaaagtgagaagGAG ctcgtGTCAGACATAGAAAGCATCTGCAAGCAGCTGAAAAGtatggaaaaggaggaaatcgAATTG AATAACGACATAACCCGCGTTAACctaatatgcaaaaatgtggaagcGACACTGCACAACGAATTTGTGAAGGTCGAAATAGCAG CTCAAAAAATCAATCAAGTATATTAccatgaagaaaatgacaaGAACATCAACACCGATTTGGGCAAAAGTGCTGACAAGGTAAAAGACTGTCTAAATAAAATGGACCATTCCAATGACGACTTGATTGCGTTAAAGGAGGTgcgaaaaaagaattttcttttaaataatgtttCGATAGAGGACCTGTACGAAATTTATGaggtaaaaaggaaaattaaaaaaaatacacaactTGGTTTGCGTAACATTTCGAGCAGGTGCTCCGACTGTTCGAGTTACTGCATT ACAAATATGCTAACCGAAAAAGTAAGAGCGAATGCCCCCGACCAGGATTTTAAT TTTTCGAGCCTCGCCAGCTACTACGGATTGAacgaaggaagaaagaaagagcGGATAGAAAACTTTGGCTTGTCCGagttgaataaaataatgataaatcaCTACAAGGCGAAGAAGATTAACGTGAACGGCCCTGCGTGA
- a CDS encoding hypothetical protein (putative) produces WPQNRRLIGGGVINTPTQLIVKCVSDTYKSKNFSKIKWDCINNDILKNLDKFQINEILKIVTIVSRLHSGKSILTQFIPVVRGRLCSMNYEQVVRIMSSYVKANIKDDLFYFDLCALVRKYYQYVAAPPLINLLFNISMCNVKNDNIRCVERELLDHLTGHINFDGLSNGCSFGAESEPSVKRDPTKEGKNNSNAKKLEEEDERYIPRTNLHDAGKYDLILFFYSFSNYVFMDYFKRAESSSPREDFAQKLKRCHDAVNKASQANEQRLLRESPPFYLFLLYKAILNEIYILEAEATITILLDRVKVKINKIMGGLQNRESSSKKGKTNEIVKYINILQQNLFLYSQNRKKFFLCHFESNLQLVKELLSLLQESNHSDMNR; encoded by the coding sequence TGGCCACAAAACAGAAGATTGATAGGAGGAGGCGTTATTAACACGCCAACGCAGCTAATTGTAAAATGCGTGAGTGACACATATAAGTCTAAAAACTtcagtaaaataaaatgggacTGTATAAACaatgatatattaaaaaatttggacaaatttcaaataaacgaaatattaaaaatagtgACCATTGTAAGCCGACTGCATTCTGGAAAAAGCATTTTAACGCAATTTATTCCTGTAGTGAGAGGCAGACTATGCAGCATGAATTATGAACAAGTCGTAAGAATAATGTCTTCTTACGTAAAGGCGAACATTAAGGatgatttgttttatttcgaTCTGTGTGCTCTTGTTAGGAAGTACTACCAGTATGTAGCAGCTCCCCCGCTAATCAACCTTCTCTTTAATATTAGCATGtgtaatgtaaaaaatgacaatatCAGGTGTGTGGAAAGGGAACTACTGGACCATCTCACGGGACATATTAACTTTGATGGATTATCGAATGGATGTTCGTTTGGAGCAGAGAGCGAACCTTCTGTGAAAAGGGACCCCACTAAAGAGGGAAAGAATAACTCCAATGCGAAGAaattggaggaagaagacgagAGGTACATCCCACGTACCAATTTGCATGACGCGGGGAAGTATGACttgatattatttttctactCATTTAGCAACTATGTATTTATGGATTACTTCAAACGTGCGGAGAGCTCCTCACCTCGTGAGGACTTTGCACAAAAACTAAAAAGATGTCATGACGCAGTGAACAAGGCTAGTCAGGCAAATGAGCAAAGATTGTTGAGGGAGTCCcccccattttatttatttttactctaCAAGGCCATCTTAAATGAGATATACATACTTGAAGCAGAGGCCACAATTACCATTCTGCTGGACAGGGTTAAGgtcaaaattaacaaaatcaTGGGTGGGCTACAAAATAGGGAAAGCTcttccaaaaaggggaaaacaaatgaaattgtaaaatatataaatatattgcaacagaatttatttctttattcacagaatagaaaaaaattctttctTTGCCATTTCGAAAGTAACCTTCAGCTGGTTAAGGAGCTGCTATCCCTCTTACAGGAGAGTAACCACAGCGACATGAACAGG
- a CDS encoding hypothetical protein (putative) has product MENKNLGLLSIAPINDVETLNKSLLEMETEINERLSTELEDFYDDEYNFDFIAMVQENDLDE; this is encoded by the exons atggaaaataaaaatttaggcCTCTTAAGTATTGCCCCTATTAACGATGTAGAAACGTTAAACAAATCTCTGCTCGAAATGGAGACTGAAATAAACGAGCGTCTGTCCACCGAACTTGAGGATTTTTATGACGACGAATATAACTTC GACTTCATTGCCATGGTTCAAGAAAACGATTTGGACGAGTAA